A region of Vibrio chagasii DNA encodes the following proteins:
- a CDS encoding TRAP transporter large permease subunit, translating to MIGIVMFFVALFALLLGFPVAFTFGGIALIFGVWAEGIEMFAFMPYRIQSIMENTVLMAVPLFVFMGLVLQKTKLAEQLLESMGRLFGGVRGGIAISTVLVGSLLAASTGVVGASVVAMGLISLPVMLKYNYDKGLACGTICASGTLGQIIPPSIVLILLGDVLGVPVGDLFQAAIWPGVMLVGAYIVYILIYAKLHPEAAQPIERDDSISRKQEVIDALKAILPPLALIIVVLGSIFAGVATPTESAALGGAGAMILALLYGQFSWSMVYDASKETVKVTAMVFAILLGATAFSMAFTYTGGDYLVEEWMLQLPGEKWGFLIITMLVILILGFFIDFVEICFIIVPILAPVAELMGINMTWFAILIAMNLQTSFLTPPFGFSLFYLKGVAPKGVTTKDIYRGVMPFIVIQILVLGSLLAFPAFYGM from the coding sequence ATGATTGGAATAGTAATGTTTTTTGTAGCCTTGTTTGCACTATTACTTGGCTTCCCAGTTGCGTTTACCTTTGGTGGTATCGCCTTAATTTTTGGTGTGTGGGCAGAAGGCATAGAGATGTTTGCTTTCATGCCATATCGAATTCAATCGATCATGGAAAATACGGTACTGATGGCCGTTCCATTATTCGTTTTCATGGGGCTTGTTCTGCAAAAGACCAAACTTGCTGAACAGCTACTTGAGTCTATGGGCCGCTTGTTTGGTGGTGTGCGTGGTGGTATCGCGATTTCTACTGTACTAGTAGGTTCGTTACTTGCTGCTTCAACCGGCGTGGTTGGTGCTTCTGTTGTTGCGATGGGCCTTATCTCTTTGCCAGTAATGCTTAAGTACAATTACGACAAAGGCTTAGCCTGCGGTACCATTTGTGCTTCTGGTACCTTAGGTCAAATCATCCCACCATCTATTGTTTTGATTCTACTCGGTGATGTACTTGGTGTACCGGTTGGTGACTTGTTTCAGGCGGCTATCTGGCCGGGTGTGATGCTGGTGGGGGCGTACATTGTTTACATTTTAATATACGCAAAACTGCACCCTGAAGCCGCTCAACCAATTGAACGTGACGATTCAATCAGCCGTAAACAAGAAGTGATTGATGCGCTTAAAGCGATTCTTCCGCCGCTCGCGTTAATCATAGTAGTACTGGGCTCTATCTTTGCGGGTGTGGCGACGCCAACAGAGTCTGCCGCATTAGGTGGCGCGGGTGCGATGATACTTGCATTGCTATACGGTCAGTTTAGTTGGTCAATGGTATATGACGCCTCTAAAGAAACCGTAAAAGTAACAGCGATGGTTTTTGCCATCTTGCTGGGTGCGACCGCTTTCTCGATGGCGTTTACTTATACTGGCGGTGACTATCTGGTTGAAGAGTGGATGCTACAGCTTCCTGGTGAGAAGTGGGGCTTCCTGATCATTACCATGCTGGTTATTTTGATTCTGGGTTTCTTCATCGACTTCGTAGAGATCTGTTTCATCATCGTGCCAATCTTAGCGCCTGTTGCTGAGTTAATGGGCATCAATATGACGTGGTTCGCTATCTTGATTGCAATGAACCTACAAACCTCCTTCTTGACGCCACCATTTGGTTTTAGTTTGTTCTACCTAAAAGGCGTGGCACCAAAAGGCGTAACGACTAAAGACATCTACCGAGGTGTGATGCCTTTCATTGTGATTCAGATACTCGTACTTGGGTCACTTCTCGCGTTCCCTGCGTTTTATGGAATGTGA
- a CDS encoding cache domain-containing protein, with the protein MPLKAKLILLTLLPLLLVTASISWISLHQTKTLGDKEVEIFRDSLIKSRENALKDTVDLAFDAIEHIYNDPDIQEAQAKTEVRAILSKLRYGADGYFFAYDRHGTNLVHPIQPELIGQNLLQLQDEDGDFLIEALLREAQTGGGFHQYLWQKPSTGEVVSKLSYAAWLERWDWMIGTGLYIEDVHQEVASMQAAINKNIETTFFSIVVILSVTVAVIIVLTLAINMHEHRIADNNLKELAHKTVMFQEDEKKHLARELHDGINQLLVSSRCHLELLGNKLQSEELKAHLNKSQHSLMRAIEEVRHISHQLRPSSLDDIGLEAALSSLLLDFQAHSGIEVETLFATKPGKLKSEAATTLYRVVQESLTNIEKHAQATKVTVIAQQIGNVLQLLIQDNGVGFNTYKAMEKRGIGLRNMRERVEFIGGDFELMSEVGFGTEITVLLTLEGLMNE; encoded by the coding sequence ATGCCTCTAAAAGCCAAGCTGATTCTGCTGACGCTACTCCCGTTGCTGCTAGTTACGGCGAGCATTAGTTGGATCTCATTACACCAGACTAAAACCCTGGGTGATAAAGAGGTCGAGATCTTCAGAGATAGCCTGATTAAGTCTCGTGAAAATGCACTCAAGGACACTGTCGATCTCGCTTTCGACGCCATCGAACACATCTACAACGATCCCGATATTCAAGAAGCCCAAGCCAAAACGGAAGTTCGAGCCATATTGTCTAAACTTAGGTATGGCGCGGATGGCTATTTCTTCGCTTACGATCGCCACGGAACCAATCTTGTTCATCCAATACAGCCGGAATTGATCGGCCAGAATTTACTGCAACTTCAAGATGAAGATGGCGATTTCCTAATTGAAGCCTTATTACGAGAAGCACAAACCGGAGGAGGCTTTCATCAGTACTTGTGGCAAAAGCCTTCCACAGGGGAGGTTGTATCCAAGCTGAGTTATGCCGCTTGGTTGGAACGTTGGGATTGGATGATTGGTACTGGTTTATACATTGAAGATGTGCATCAAGAAGTCGCTTCAATGCAGGCTGCGATCAACAAGAACATTGAAACCACGTTTTTCTCTATCGTGGTGATCTTGAGTGTTACCGTGGCGGTGATCATCGTGCTGACTTTAGCCATCAACATGCATGAACATCGAATTGCCGATAACAACTTGAAAGAACTGGCTCATAAGACGGTGATGTTTCAAGAAGACGAGAAGAAGCATCTAGCGCGCGAGCTGCATGATGGTATTAATCAATTATTAGTGTCGAGTCGTTGCCATTTGGAGCTACTTGGTAATAAGTTACAGAGTGAAGAGCTTAAAGCTCACCTCAATAAGTCACAGCACTCGCTGATGAGAGCCATTGAGGAAGTGAGGCATATCTCGCATCAACTTCGTCCAAGTTCATTGGATGATATTGGTCTGGAAGCCGCTTTGTCGTCTTTGCTTTTAGACTTTCAAGCGCACTCGGGGATTGAGGTAGAAACCTTGTTCGCGACTAAACCGGGCAAGTTAAAGTCAGAGGCGGCGACTACCTTGTATCGAGTGGTTCAGGAGTCGTTAACCAACATAGAGAAACATGCACAAGCGACCAAAGTAACGGTCATCGCGCAGCAAATTGGCAATGTGCTGCAATTGCTTATTCAAGATAACGGTGTTGGTTTTAATACTTATAAGGCGATGGAAAAGCGAGGGATTGGCCTAAGAAACATGCGTGAGCGAGTGGAGTTTATCGGGGGCGACTTTGAACTGATGAGCGAGGTTGGCTTCGGAACGGAAATTACAGTGTTACTGACACTAGAGGGATTAATGAATGAGTGA
- a CDS encoding BCCT family transporter produces MESVKDRYSIENTDYTVGQDNVQKWGFDVHNPVFGISAGSIIIFLLALLVAEPETAKSALDGIKWKVIGNFDGFFMWAANIFVIFCFALIVSPYGKIRIGGNDAKAEHSNLSWMSMLFAAGMGIGLMFWGVAEPVAYFTGWYETPLGVEAYSPEAAKLALGATIYNWGLHGWAIYAVVALALAFFTFNKGLPLSIRSIFYPILGDRTWGWFGHIVDIVAVLATLFGLATSLGLGAQQATSGINHVFGTDGGIGMQLVVIAVVTFLATMSVVRGINGGVKVLSNVNMLVALGLLIFVTIAGGMAGIKAIPTALMGYVENFIPLSNPHGREDETWMQGWTVFYWAWWMSWSPFVGMFIARISKGRTIREFIVAVLFIPTTVIIIWMAIFGGIAIDQVANKVGEIGMNGLQDITLSLFHTYDALPMSSVLSVVSIGLIMVFFITSSDSGSLVIDSITSGGKVDSPVPQRVFWAVIGGAIAAVLLWVGGTESIQALQAGTVSMALPFAFILLLMCLSLLLGLRTENQLVKHQNALS; encoded by the coding sequence ATGGAGTCTGTTAAGGATAGATATAGTATTGAGAATACTGATTATACCGTAGGACAAGATAACGTTCAGAAATGGGGTTTTGATGTACATAATCCTGTATTTGGTATTAGTGCAGGGTCGATCATCATCTTCCTGTTGGCACTTTTGGTGGCAGAGCCAGAGACCGCGAAATCTGCACTTGATGGTATAAAATGGAAAGTCATCGGCAACTTCGATGGGTTCTTTATGTGGGCAGCCAACATCTTTGTTATTTTCTGTTTTGCCCTCATTGTCTCCCCGTATGGCAAGATACGTATTGGTGGCAATGATGCCAAAGCAGAGCACTCTAACCTTTCTTGGATGTCGATGTTATTCGCCGCAGGAATGGGTATTGGTTTGATGTTCTGGGGTGTTGCAGAGCCAGTCGCTTACTTTACTGGATGGTATGAAACGCCACTTGGTGTCGAAGCATACTCACCTGAAGCAGCTAAGCTTGCACTGGGTGCAACCATCTATAACTGGGGCTTACACGGCTGGGCTATCTACGCTGTTGTTGCTCTTGCACTCGCTTTCTTTACCTTCAATAAAGGTTTACCTCTTTCAATCCGCTCGATTTTTTACCCGATTCTGGGTGACAGAACTTGGGGTTGGTTCGGTCATATTGTTGATATCGTGGCGGTACTCGCAACGCTGTTTGGTTTAGCAACTTCATTAGGCTTAGGCGCGCAGCAAGCGACAAGTGGCATTAACCATGTGTTTGGTACTGATGGCGGTATTGGCATGCAGCTAGTTGTGATTGCTGTGGTCACTTTTCTGGCAACGATGTCGGTTGTGCGTGGCATCAACGGCGGCGTAAAGGTGCTAAGCAATGTGAATATGTTGGTGGCTTTAGGCTTGCTGATTTTCGTGACGATTGCTGGTGGTATGGCAGGCATTAAAGCTATCCCAACGGCGCTTATGGGTTACGTCGAAAACTTTATTCCTCTAAGTAATCCACATGGTCGTGAGGATGAAACTTGGATGCAAGGTTGGACGGTATTCTATTGGGCGTGGTGGATGTCTTGGTCACCATTTGTAGGCATGTTTATCGCGCGTATTTCTAAAGGCCGTACGATTCGTGAATTTATCGTCGCAGTACTGTTTATTCCAACAACAGTGATCATTATCTGGATGGCGATTTTTGGCGGCATCGCGATAGACCAAGTTGCGAATAAAGTCGGTGAGATAGGCATGAATGGCCTACAAGATATTACGCTTTCACTGTTCCACACATACGATGCGTTGCCAATGAGCTCTGTTTTATCTGTGGTATCGATTGGCTTGATTATGGTGTTCTTTATCACCTCTTCAGACTCGGGTTCTCTAGTGATCGATAGCATTACCTCTGGCGGTAAAGTAGATTCACCGGTTCCTCAACGTGTTTTTTGGGCGGTAATTGGTGGTGCGATTGCTGCGGTTCTGTTGTGGGTTGGTGGTACAGAATCTATCCAAGCATTACAAGCCGGTACGGTTTCTATGGCGCTTCCATTTGCGTTCATATTATTGCTTATGTGCCTAAGCTTATTGCTAGGTTTACGAACAGAAAATCAATTGGTTAAACATCAAAATGCTTTGAGCTAA
- a CDS encoding DUF882 domain-containing protein, translated as MSQSLFSRRQFLTYAGGTAVVASLTPSIAFASYPDQPRTISMNNLHTGERLESCYFDGTNYVGDEMARLSKLCRDFRRNEIHPMDKNLFDQITQIQNILGIQKEVQIISGYRSPATNEALRSKSSGVAKKSYHMLGKAIDFRIDGVDLKELRDVARSLQAGGVGYYARSNFIHIDTGPVRTW; from the coding sequence ATGTCTCAAAGTTTATTTTCACGCCGTCAGTTCCTGACTTACGCTGGTGGTACTGCTGTTGTTGCCTCACTTACTCCTTCTATTGCCTTTGCTTCATACCCTGATCAACCAAGAACGATTAGCATGAACAACCTCCACACCGGTGAAAGGTTAGAGAGCTGCTATTTCGATGGTACTAACTATGTTGGTGATGAGATGGCGCGCCTTAGCAAACTATGTCGTGACTTCCGCCGTAACGAAATACACCCAATGGATAAAAACCTTTTTGATCAAATCACTCAGATTCAAAATATCTTAGGTATTCAAAAAGAAGTTCAGATCATCTCTGGCTATCGCTCTCCAGCAACCAACGAAGCATTACGCTCTAAGTCGAGCGGTGTCGCTAAAAAGAGCTACCACATGCTTGGTAAAGCGATCGATTTCCGTATTGATGGTGTTGATTTGAAAGAGTTGAGAGACGTAGCAAGAAGCCTACAAGCGGGTGGAGTGGGTTACTATGCTCGTAGCAACTTCATCCACATTGATACTGGCCCTGTGCGAACTTGGTAG
- a CDS encoding DUF2982 domain-containing protein, whose amino-acid sequence MDTRHLTNFSLPSFTRAYRILAVILGFICFIIALYSDNPKLLIVGAFCIITLLGAGYYLMLRSRVMFTLTPTHFQQHFYKGGWVLKWSNIQKIGLCTYEQDGWHQPLPWIGIKVKDYSPYLDSICPKITCELLLSQRALLYLGAKQAGKESNFEDMVLDSSHYHTRCTEAGCVELSKFKESENTEERYFSDNQTQAASKPSKASNDEKAVIKDYSGLQAMLANRMKYQRGFHGYDIFISTNDLNISGEEFVGLARRYLAAAERVSD is encoded by the coding sequence ATGGACACTCGTCATCTCACTAATTTCTCTTTGCCTTCGTTCACTCGAGCATACCGTATTCTAGCTGTTATTTTGGGCTTTATTTGCTTCATCATTGCACTCTATAGCGATAATCCAAAGTTACTGATCGTAGGCGCTTTTTGCATTATTACGTTGCTTGGAGCAGGCTATTATTTAATGCTACGCAGCCGAGTGATGTTCACACTCACTCCAACACATTTTCAGCAGCACTTTTATAAAGGTGGATGGGTTTTAAAATGGAGCAATATCCAAAAAATCGGCTTGTGTACTTATGAACAAGATGGCTGGCATCAACCTCTTCCTTGGATCGGTATTAAGGTCAAAGATTACTCACCCTACTTGGATTCCATATGCCCTAAAATCACCTGCGAATTACTGCTCAGCCAGCGCGCACTTTTGTACTTGGGAGCCAAACAAGCGGGTAAGGAGTCGAACTTTGAAGACATGGTTCTCGACTCTTCGCACTACCACACTCGCTGTACCGAAGCCGGCTGTGTAGAGCTAAGTAAATTTAAAGAATCAGAAAACACTGAAGAGCGCTATTTCAGTGACAACCAAACACAAGCAGCATCTAAACCCTCTAAAGCATCAAATGACGAGAAAGCCGTCATCAAAGATTATTCTGGACTACAGGCGATGCTCGCTAACAGAATGAAATATCAGCGAGGTTTTCACGGCTACGATATCTTTATATCAACCAATGACCTAAATATTAGTGGGGAAGAGTTTGTAGGCTTGGCTCGGCGCTACCTAGCCGCTGCCGAGCGTGTTTCTGATTAA
- a CDS encoding TRAP transporter substrate-binding protein: MSLISNSLTRVFKNVAVTAAACLALVATGATAADKVYRLKLAETWGPNFPVFGDATKNMAAMAEKMSNGRLQIRIDSANKHKAPLGVFDMVKSGQYDMGHSGSYYWKGKVPNTLYFTSMPFGMTPAEQYAWFYHGGGMELMEQVYSPHNLMSFPGGNTDIQMGGWFQKEINSVEDLQGLKMRIPGFAGEILAELGAKPTNIAPGELYTSLERRTIDALEWVGPSLDLRMGFHKIAPYYYTGWHEPGSELQFLVNKRTWNKLPEDLQEILRVAMRTAAYDMYTQATHESGKNWVSMKTEYPDVQVKDFPPEVMSAMKEANDRLLAAHAEKDELAKEIQASQAAYLEQVRSWTDISHRAYLNSQAK, translated from the coding sequence ATGAGTCTCATTTCTAACTCCCTCACACGAGTTTTTAAAAACGTAGCGGTAACCGCTGCGGCTTGTTTAGCTTTAGTCGCTACTGGTGCAACAGCTGCGGATAAGGTTTACCGTTTGAAACTTGCTGAAACGTGGGGACCAAACTTCCCAGTTTTCGGTGACGCTACGAAGAATATGGCGGCGATGGCTGAGAAAATGTCGAATGGTCGACTGCAAATCAGAATCGATTCAGCGAATAAACACAAAGCCCCTCTAGGCGTTTTTGACATGGTTAAGTCTGGTCAATACGACATGGGTCACTCAGGCTCTTACTACTGGAAAGGTAAAGTTCCAAACACTCTTTACTTCACTTCTATGCCTTTCGGTATGACGCCAGCAGAACAATACGCATGGTTCTACCACGGTGGCGGTATGGAGTTGATGGAGCAGGTTTACTCTCCACATAACTTGATGTCGTTCCCTGGTGGTAACACGGACATTCAAATGGGTGGTTGGTTTCAAAAAGAGATCAACAGTGTTGAAGATCTACAAGGTCTGAAAATGCGAATCCCTGGTTTTGCGGGTGAAATCCTAGCAGAGCTTGGCGCTAAACCGACCAACATTGCCCCAGGTGAGCTTTACACATCTCTAGAGCGTCGCACGATTGATGCGCTAGAGTGGGTAGGCCCTTCACTGGATCTGCGAATGGGTTTCCACAAAATCGCGCCTTACTACTACACAGGTTGGCACGAGCCGGGTTCAGAGCTTCAATTCCTAGTGAACAAACGCACTTGGAACAAGCTTCCTGAAGATCTACAAGAAATCCTGCGTGTTGCAATGCGTACAGCGGCTTACGACATGTACACACAAGCAACGCACGAAAGTGGTAAGAACTGGGTTTCTATGAAAACTGAGTACCCAGATGTACAAGTGAAAGACTTCCCGCCAGAGGTTATGTCTGCAATGAAAGAAGCGAACGACCGTCTACTTGCTGCCCATGCTGAGAAAGATGAGCTAGCAAAAGAGATTCAAGCTTCACAAGCTGCTTACCTAGAGCAAGTACGTTCATGGACGGATATTTCACACAGAGCTTATCTAAATAGCCAAGCGAAATAA
- a CDS encoding MarR family transcriptional regulator, whose translation MRLAHKRKVQAKLQKRTKAAVVKAVATPKKAKPVAEKVVAEKTVAAKPAVEKTVAATKEVAVALTPKQQQVLDIVVSNAEGINPKGIGLAAGQEDAKAASWATGALKKLLEENLVAKEQLAGNKVIYKAI comes from the coding sequence ATGAGACTTGCTCATAAGCGTAAGGTGCAGGCTAAACTGCAGAAACGCACTAAAGCGGCTGTAGTTAAAGCAGTGGCAACGCCGAAAAAAGCGAAGCCTGTCGCAGAGAAAGTTGTAGCAGAAAAAACTGTAGCAGCAAAACCAGCGGTAGAGAAAACAGTAGCAGCAACTAAAGAAGTTGCAGTAGCACTGACTCCTAAGCAACAACAAGTTCTAGACATCGTTGTTAGCAATGCTGAAGGCATTAACCCTAAAGGTATCGGCCTAGCAGCTGGTCAAGAAGACGCGAAAGCAGCTTCATGGGCAACAGGCGCATTGAAAAAACTTCTTGAAGAAAACCTAGTAGCGAAAGAGCAGCTAGCAGGTAACAAGGTTATCTACAAAGCTATCTAA
- a CDS encoding L,D-transpeptidase family protein: MLAKYFCGLLLLVSMNTWSYTSSEERRFIPADSELSFMLIYPELTQSIYQDTSFPFLWDSPELVKAFEFQLSLIEQAKMAPLFERQLKQIRQYQSRQQWQELDILLTDTFIYYLSYVENAPIIGKEWYFSGQLHSKLPAPSPHIVMRLKSSVANDYLLEMVLSYAPPVGDFDQFKATYSVLNTASELGIERYHQKGLKRLGDKLSDKATLVERIALVGVDTSMIAVDSPRFDRDLQIATKAFQRMHGITADGIIGPDTIKWINMGFDDRLTSLALNAERARLWPRNRDSLIVVNVPSFDMKYWEDGEEVFESKVVVGRKSRKTPLLEIKLDSVILNPTWNVPWKIMVKDILPKVKADESYLETHNFQVIDGWRSMETVDTTEIDWQTINFNSFPYRMRQQAGSSNALGLYKFNTPNKRAIYLHDTPSKSLFNDDFRAYSSGCIRVEHAEELAELLFATKVKKVPNQDDELAPNTKVRLKKRIPVHIIYQTVLFEEEGIQYRGDIYQYDKQGG, encoded by the coding sequence ATGTTAGCGAAATACTTCTGTGGATTATTGCTGCTAGTTTCCATGAACACATGGAGCTATACGAGTTCTGAGGAGCGTCGGTTTATTCCGGCAGATTCAGAGCTCTCTTTCATGCTTATCTATCCCGAACTCACCCAGAGTATTTATCAAGACACCTCATTTCCATTCTTGTGGGACTCTCCAGAGCTTGTTAAAGCGTTTGAATTCCAGTTATCGCTGATTGAGCAAGCGAAGATGGCACCGCTTTTCGAACGACAGCTCAAACAGATTCGTCAGTACCAATCTCGCCAGCAGTGGCAAGAGTTAGACATACTGCTCACCGACACCTTCATCTACTATCTGAGCTACGTTGAGAATGCGCCAATCATAGGTAAGGAGTGGTATTTCTCTGGGCAGCTGCACTCTAAATTGCCCGCGCCTTCACCTCATATTGTTATGAGACTTAAAAGCAGCGTCGCCAATGATTACTTATTGGAGATGGTGTTGTCTTACGCGCCACCGGTTGGCGATTTTGACCAATTCAAAGCAACCTATTCTGTTTTAAACACGGCATCTGAGCTTGGTATTGAACGTTACCACCAGAAAGGCCTAAAACGCTTGGGAGATAAGCTTTCAGACAAAGCAACGCTGGTCGAGCGCATTGCATTGGTTGGCGTAGATACTTCAATGATCGCTGTCGACTCCCCTCGGTTTGATCGAGACTTGCAAATCGCGACCAAAGCTTTTCAACGCATGCATGGGATTACCGCGGACGGGATTATCGGACCAGACACGATCAAGTGGATCAACATGGGCTTTGATGATCGACTCACTTCCCTGGCATTGAACGCCGAGCGTGCCCGTTTATGGCCAAGAAATAGAGATTCACTGATTGTGGTGAATGTACCTAGTTTTGATATGAAGTACTGGGAAGACGGGGAAGAGGTTTTCGAGTCTAAAGTCGTGGTCGGAAGAAAATCGAGAAAAACGCCACTCTTAGAGATAAAACTTGATTCGGTTATCTTAAACCCGACTTGGAATGTGCCATGGAAAATCATGGTTAAAGATATCTTGCCAAAAGTAAAAGCCGACGAGAGCTATCTTGAAACACACAATTTTCAAGTGATCGATGGTTGGCGTTCGATGGAAACCGTCGACACTACCGAGATTGATTGGCAGACAATCAACTTCAACTCTTTCCCTTATCGAATGCGCCAACAAGCAGGCTCTAGCAATGCATTAGGTTTGTACAAGTTCAATACACCCAACAAGCGAGCCATCTATCTCCATGACACCCCAAGTAAAAGCTTGTTTAACGATGACTTCCGCGCCTATAGCTCAGGTTGCATTCGTGTTGAGCATGCCGAGGAACTCGCGGAGTTGTTATTTGCGACTAAGGTAAAGAAAGTACCCAATCAGGATGATGAACTTGCTCCCAATACAAAGGTTCGACTCAAGAAGCGAATTCCGGTACACATTATTTACCAAACTGTGTTGTTTGAAGAAGAGGGCATACAGTACCGTGGCGACATTTATCAATACGATAAACAGGGTGGCTAA
- a CDS encoding TRAP transporter small permease subunit, translating to MRSLIYIERIFNRIGDALGWLSSMLFILLIANVVYDVVMRYAFNDVSIAFQEMEWHLFSAVFLLGVPYAIKAGGHVRVDVFYEQLSFKAQAIIDLLGTLIFLLPFCLLVAWFGIDVAKESYELGETSGDPGGLPYRWIIKAMIPLSFFLMALSGVGLILHSLNKIFNPYLIHANHK from the coding sequence ATGCGAAGTCTAATTTATATTGAACGCATATTTAATCGTATCGGTGATGCACTGGGATGGCTTTCCAGTATGTTGTTTATTTTACTTATCGCCAACGTCGTGTATGACGTTGTCATGAGATATGCATTCAACGATGTCTCAATTGCCTTTCAAGAGATGGAGTGGCATCTGTTCTCTGCTGTTTTCCTATTAGGTGTGCCATATGCCATCAAAGCGGGTGGCCATGTTCGAGTCGATGTGTTCTACGAGCAACTGAGCTTCAAAGCACAAGCCATTATTGACCTGCTAGGTACGCTTATATTTCTTCTTCCTTTTTGTTTACTCGTCGCTTGGTTCGGTATTGATGTTGCCAAAGAGAGTTATGAACTGGGTGAAACCTCAGGCGATCCCGGTGGTTTGCCATATCGATGGATCATCAAAGCTATGATCCCGTTGTCGTTCTTCTTGATGGCATTGAGTGGCGTAGGTTTGATCCTGCACTCACTCAACAAGATTTTTAATCCGTACCTTATCCATGCAAATCATAAGTAG
- a CDS encoding response regulator transcription factor, with translation MSEVIRVVIADDHQVVLDGFMARLELEPDISVIGTASNGLEAVEMVKTLRPDVVLMDISMPIMNGIDATHLIKEENPQAKVLMLTMHNNREYIMKVMQSGAVGYMLKEISAEKMVQAIKTVNQGSTYFCEKVTQNLFTQPITPTPSVKNPLSRREEAVLKLVAKGESSKEVAKALNISYRTVETHRQNIKHKLDIHSTAELAKYAVNCGLVD, from the coding sequence ATGAGTGAAGTTATTCGAGTTGTGATTGCTGACGATCACCAAGTGGTACTTGATGGCTTTATGGCGAGATTGGAACTCGAGCCTGATATTAGCGTGATTGGTACCGCGAGCAACGGTTTAGAAGCGGTTGAGATGGTTAAGACCTTACGTCCAGATGTGGTGTTGATGGACATTAGTATGCCTATCATGAACGGTATTGATGCCACTCACCTAATCAAAGAAGAAAACCCGCAAGCGAAGGTGCTGATGCTGACCATGCATAACAACCGTGAATATATTATGAAGGTGATGCAGTCGGGTGCAGTCGGCTATATGTTGAAGGAAATTTCTGCCGAAAAAATGGTTCAAGCCATCAAAACGGTGAATCAAGGATCGACGTATTTCTGCGAAAAAGTGACTCAAAATTTGTTCACTCAACCAATTACTCCGACACCATCTGTGAAGAATCCACTGAGTCGACGTGAAGAAGCGGTACTGAAATTAGTGGCGAAAGGGGAGAGCAGTAAAGAGGTGGCGAAGGCGCTGAATATAAGCTACCGAACTGTCGAAACCCATCGACAAAACATTAAGCATAAACTCGACATTCACTCTACTGCAGAGCTTGCCAAGTACGCTGTCAATTGTGGGCTTGTGGATTGA
- a CDS encoding MBL fold metallo-hydrolase has translation MSLKYQVVPVTSFAQNCSIVWCDETMEGIVVDPGGDIQQLAAIIEELGVKVVNLVLTHGHLDHVGGTVPLSEMLKVEIVGPHKADNFWLQGLENQSQMFGFPLCKAFEPNTWLEEGDKVTFGNQVIDVIHTPGHTPGHVVLFSEQARLAFVGDVLFNGAIGRTDFPQGDFNTLITSIKTKLWPLGSDVTFVPGHGPESTFGRERASNPFVADEMPLY, from the coding sequence ATGTCTCTTAAGTATCAAGTTGTACCTGTTACCTCTTTCGCTCAAAACTGCTCGATTGTGTGGTGTGATGAAACCATGGAAGGCATCGTTGTTGATCCAGGTGGTGACATTCAACAGCTGGCTGCAATCATCGAAGAGCTGGGCGTTAAGGTAGTGAACTTGGTGCTGACTCATGGTCACTTAGATCATGTGGGTGGTACGGTACCACTTTCTGAGATGCTGAAGGTAGAGATTGTTGGCCCACATAAGGCAGATAACTTCTGGCTACAAGGCCTAGAGAATCAAAGCCAAATGTTCGGTTTTCCACTGTGTAAAGCGTTTGAACCAAATACTTGGTTAGAAGAGGGCGACAAAGTAACGTTTGGTAACCAAGTCATCGATGTGATTCACACTCCGGGCCACACACCAGGCCACGTTGTACTGTTTAGCGAGCAAGCTCGTTTAGCGTTTGTTGGTGATGTACTGTTTAATGGTGCCATTGGTCGTACTGACTTCCCACAAGGCGATTTCAACACGCTTATCACATCGATCAAGACCAAGCTTTGGCCACTAGGCAGCGATGTAACCTTCGTTCCTGGCCATGGTCCTGAATCAACATTCGGTCGTGAGCGTGCATCAAACCCATTCGTAGCCGATGAGATGCCTTTATACTAA